The following coding sequences are from one Haloarcula sp. DT43 window:
- a CDS encoding winged helix-turn-helix transcriptional regulator — MSDLSDEGAETLLVIGLHADPVVTAPELAEQLNISPQAVNKRLDTLEQDQFVTSKKVGASAKVYWLTEAGEHEVSNIGLRWL, encoded by the coding sequence GTGAGCGATCTAAGTGATGAAGGGGCTGAGACGCTCCTAGTAATCGGCCTTCATGCCGATCCCGTTGTGACTGCTCCAGAATTAGCAGAACAACTCAATATTTCGCCTCAGGCAGTCAATAAGCGACTGGATACTCTGGAACAAGATCAATTTGTAACCTCAAAAAAAGTCGGTGCATCAGCAAAGGTTTACTGGCTTACTGAGGCGGGAGAGCATGAGGTGTCAAATATCGGCCTGAGATGGCTCTAA
- a CDS encoding PIN domain-containing protein, producing the protein MYVETDFLTALLKDDDWLQDAAIRALEEHDDIHTSILAYAEVLVLFYDREAAEYEIDAPRAITNLLELVPIVPEKHEEAVLAAAAFLDEYDLTPFDALHAGLVTTGEERVLSTEQDYDTVGLDRTSLEPAPSE; encoded by the coding sequence GTGTACGTTGAAACTGACTTTCTCACCGCACTGTTGAAGGACGACGACTGGCTTCAGGACGCTGCAATCCGTGCCCTCGAAGAGCACGATGACATACATACCTCGATACTCGCGTACGCCGAGGTTCTGGTGCTGTTCTACGACCGTGAGGCGGCCGAGTACGAGATCGATGCGCCGCGGGCGATTACCAACCTACTCGAACTGGTTCCAATCGTGCCCGAAAAGCACGAGGAGGCGGTTCTGGCCGCCGCAGCGTTCCTCGACGAGTACGATCTTACCCCGTTCGATGCACTCCATGCTGGACTCGTCACAACCGGCGAAGAGCGAGTTCTTTCGACCGAGCAGGACTACGACACTGTCGGCCTCGACCGCACATCGCTGGAACCTGCGCCCTCAGAATGA
- a CDS encoding PadR family transcriptional regulator: MTTYYDLTGFQRDLLEAIAAVDDDPYGLALKDYLDERYADPINHSRLYQNLDQLADQDLVNRDELDARTNVYTLTDAGRQLLQRQADTLAGLSSQARPVADGGTQ, encoded by the coding sequence ATGACGACCTACTACGACTTGACGGGCTTCCAGCGCGATCTGTTGGAAGCCATCGCCGCCGTCGACGACGACCCCTATGGTCTCGCACTCAAAGACTACCTCGACGAGCGCTACGCCGACCCGATCAACCACAGCCGTCTCTACCAGAACCTCGACCAGCTCGCCGACCAGGACCTCGTCAACCGCGACGAACTCGATGCTCGTACGAACGTGTATACGCTGACTGACGCTGGCAGACAGTTGCTCCAGCGCCAGGCCGACACACTCGCAGGCCTGTCTTCGCAAGCTCGGCCCGTCGCCGATGGAGGGACACAGTAA
- a CDS encoding AbrB/MazE/SpoVT family DNA-binding domain-containing protein has product MSKTTDERGRIYLPKDVRDRFGDQYRIVELPSHVALFPVDEDPLEGLRAAVGDAFAEAEADKLKTESRKAISREVQEEAKDRTQDGEA; this is encoded by the coding sequence ATGTCGAAGACAACAGACGAACGAGGACGGATCTACCTCCCGAAGGATGTCCGAGACCGGTTCGGTGACCAGTATCGTATCGTTGAGCTCCCGAGCCACGTCGCACTCTTCCCAGTTGACGAGGACCCGCTAGAGGGCCTTCGAGCGGCCGTTGGTGATGCCTTTGCAGAGGCAGAGGCCGACAAGTTGAAAACTGAATCGCGGAAGGCGATCTCACGAGAGGTTCAAGAGGAAGCGAAAGATCGGACACAGGATGGCGAGGCGTAA
- a CDS encoding lamin tail domain-containing protein, producing the protein MAIQSVWAAIIGLLGILFTILSITLPVVILLNGLGLHTYLQERNIPGVRSDSRIFASISAFFVIVAVYFIIVYLSTGLLVSGVAGVIFMLGIAIFGCAFIFPLAVLINLSGIRDTVNTHLKAVPGFQAHTRIKPTFASFGYLILISMVLMIGTTPLITVSESSSTQDISSGSRYGGALTQTPESTVSSESASTQSGEQAPAQSSEQAQMYRSTQTETPVSGSPVSTSPTATSEPTSASTPPPKSEPRSTKAPTPTPTPASTPTPTPTPTPTPASTPTPTPTPTPTPTPTPTSTPTPAPTPTPTPTPTPTPTPTPAPTPTPTPTPTPTPTPTPTPTPTPTPTPTPTPTPTPTPTPTPTPTPDRANQTEFEVTVTEIIDGDTIDIRYQNGDTDTIRLLGVDTPEVHTETDPDEWEEIPDSDNGRDHLRDWGHKASEFARTELTYGEEIRVVVDEKADRRGSYGRLLVYVYDDGSLFNRELLEQGYARLYESEFSKRDQFSGAETDAQDADVGVWSFEQETPSTGQSESGLVVEEVHADADGNDHENENDEYIVFKNTNEDSIDISDWEVEDDADHVYTVPSDVTVASGATITLYTGSGTDSETELYWGSDAAIWNNNGDTIYVRNASGAQVIEHEYP; encoded by the coding sequence ATGGCGATTCAATCTGTGTGGGCCGCCATCATTGGTTTACTCGGTATCCTTTTTACGATTCTCTCGATAACGCTGCCAGTAGTTATACTTTTGAATGGATTGGGGCTACACACATACCTCCAGGAACGAAATATCCCTGGTGTAAGGTCAGACAGCCGAATATTCGCGTCCATATCAGCGTTTTTTGTTATTGTAGCAGTTTATTTCATAATTGTATATTTATCTACAGGTCTCCTAGTTAGTGGAGTTGCAGGCGTCATTTTTATGCTAGGGATAGCCATCTTTGGATGTGCTTTTATTTTCCCACTGGCTGTGTTGATTAACCTCTCTGGGATACGTGATACGGTTAATACGCATTTGAAAGCGGTTCCGGGGTTTCAGGCCCACACACGTATAAAACCGACCTTTGCTTCGTTTGGGTATCTTATTTTGATATCTATGGTTCTCATGATTGGCACAACACCATTGATTACTGTCTCTGAATCATCAAGTACTCAGGACATCTCTTCTGGCTCTCGGTATGGTGGGGCACTTACACAGACCCCCGAATCGACAGTCAGTTCGGAATCAGCGTCCACGCAGTCAGGCGAGCAGGCACCAGCTCAAAGTTCAGAACAGGCTCAGATGTATAGATCAACACAGACAGAAACTCCAGTATCTGGCTCCCCTGTGAGCACATCTCCAACAGCTACATCTGAGCCAACATCAGCGTCAACTCCACCGCCAAAATCCGAGCCCAGATCAACAAAGGCCCCGACACCAACTCCAACGCCGGCATCCACTCCAACACCAACTCCAACACCCACGCCAACGCCGGCATCCACTCCAACACCAACTCCAACACCCACGCCAACGCCGACCCCCACTCCAACTTCAACGCCGACACCGGCACCAACACCCACCCCAACTCCGACACCCACTCCAACTCCAACACCGACACCGGCACCAACACCCACCCCAACTCCGACACCCACTCCAACTCCAACACCGACACCGACGCCGACACCGACGCCGACGCCCACCCCAACGCCGACACCAACGCCAACGCCGACGCCGACACCCACTCCAACACCGACACCAGACCGAGCCAATCAAACTGAGTTTGAGGTTACAGTTACGGAAATCATTGATGGTGATACCATAGATATCCGATATCAGAACGGGGACACCGACACAATTCGTTTACTTGGCGTTGATACACCCGAAGTACATACTGAAACAGATCCTGATGAGTGGGAGGAAATACCCGATTCTGACAACGGCAGGGATCACCTTCGTGATTGGGGCCACAAGGCGAGTGAATTCGCGCGTACCGAACTCACGTACGGGGAAGAGATACGTGTCGTTGTCGATGAAAAAGCCGATAGGCGCGGTAGTTACGGCCGGCTATTGGTCTATGTCTATGACGATGGGTCTCTGTTCAACCGTGAGCTGCTCGAGCAGGGATACGCACGATTATATGAATCAGAATTCAGCAAACGGGACCAGTTTAGTGGCGCTGAAACAGATGCGCAGGATGCGGATGTAGGGGTCTGGTCGTTCGAGCAGGAGACCCCATCAACGGGGCAGTCAGAGAGTGGCCTAGTCGTAGAGGAAGTCCATGCTGATGCCGATGGGAACGATCATGAGAATGAGAATGACGAGTATATTGTGTTCAAGAATACGAATGAAGACTCTATTGATATTTCGGATTGGGAAGTGGAAGATGATGCAGATCACGTCTATACGGTCCCCAGCGACGTAACAGTAGCTTCGGGAGCGACAATCACACTCTACACTGGCTCAGGCACAGACTCAGAGACAGAACTCTACTGGGGTTCAGATGCGGCCATCTGGAATAATAATGGTGACACCATCTATGTCCGCAATGCGAGTGGAGCGCAAGTGATTGAGCACGAGTATCCGTAG
- a CDS encoding winged helix-turn-helix domain-containing protein: protein MSMISADIEENLSYENILSLFRKTDDPVLTAPEVADVFDVSTQAANYRLKKLVDRNELRRKRVGGAAVVYWTPRH, encoded by the coding sequence ATGAGTATGATATCCGCTGATATTGAGGAGAATCTAAGCTACGAAAATATTCTCTCATTGTTCCGAAAAACAGACGATCCAGTTTTAACAGCACCCGAGGTTGCAGATGTTTTTGACGTTTCAACCCAAGCTGCAAATTACCGACTCAAGAAGCTCGTGGATCGAAATGAGCTTCGGCGAAAAAGGGTTGGAGGCGCAGCGGTCGTCTACTGGACTCCTCGGCATTAG